The following are from one region of the Paenalkalicoccus suaedae genome:
- a CDS encoding cold-shock protein: protein MTQGTVKWFNAEKGFGFIEVEGQDDVFVHFSAIQGDGFKTLEEGQAVTFDIEQGQRGPQAANVNKQ from the coding sequence ATGACTCAAGGTACAGTAAAATGGTTTAACGCAGAAAAAGGTTTTGGATTTATCGAAGTAGAAGGACAAGACGATGTATTCGTACACTTCTCCGCTATCCAAGGCGACGGCTTCAAGACTCTTGAAGAAGGTCAAGCTGTAACATTCGACATCGAGCAAGGTCAGCGTGGCCCACAAGCTGCTAACGTTAACAAGCAATAG
- a CDS encoding sensor domain-containing diguanylate cyclase, translating to MTPVIIYTFAYLFPSFLLFYLAVTILVRNIKRTEHVLLAVYMFLYLGLFMGEFVRHLSPMENSPAIVAYWFGNFGILIPGVFIHFFAKFSGFYKKMPRFLYPWIFYIGVIPIILTFTTQSNVINSQEFNQVGYWIYPVFNANYLITMSVASFFGALVAIALYFSWRKQKQPEKKRIYFTLFIFSVICIIWVVVFGFIQLRGILPPYSYIYSGIIWVVAMVYAISKMEFLETYGTRFKTLYEMNPLAILVVDERGKISSANPAATNLLQLENNRVLHEYIAEKRRMEWDEVFATMYTTLTNLKNYETKLVNRQGEERYVLVDSDFVRIDLLPHALIIIQDVDERYEAEKTIRFLAYHDPLTQLPNRRAFYERMEKQLQTAEHVAIFIIDLDGFKSVNDTYGHHIGDEFLKHVAWILTSVFNGDSEAARVGGDEFYAWQTFQTFDEVEERGLGVLRAMKEHPFNEDAMLIDVKASVGISSTLMGNRKTEQLIYEADVAMYDIKKKDKNSYKVYTPKRPVNSK from the coding sequence ATGACCCCGGTTATCATCTATACCTTCGCTTATTTATTTCCTTCCTTCTTATTGTTTTACTTAGCGGTAACAATTTTAGTTAGAAATATTAAACGAACAGAGCATGTGTTATTAGCAGTCTATATGTTTTTGTACCTTGGACTTTTTATGGGGGAGTTTGTGCGACATCTTTCTCCAATGGAGAATAGCCCGGCGATTGTCGCCTATTGGTTCGGAAATTTTGGCATCTTAATACCTGGTGTATTTATTCATTTCTTTGCAAAGTTCTCAGGATTTTATAAAAAAATGCCGCGATTTTTATATCCATGGATTTTTTATATAGGTGTTATACCAATTATTTTAACGTTCACCACACAAAGTAATGTGATAAATAGTCAAGAATTTAATCAGGTTGGGTACTGGATTTATCCAGTTTTTAATGCGAATTACCTCATTACCATGAGTGTCGCCAGCTTTTTTGGGGCGCTTGTCGCTATCGCTCTTTACTTTAGTTGGCGCAAACAAAAGCAACCGGAGAAAAAAAGAATTTATTTTACTCTCTTTATTTTTTCCGTTATTTGTATCATTTGGGTAGTTGTTTTCGGGTTTATCCAGCTTCGTGGCATATTGCCCCCGTATTCCTATATTTACTCAGGGATTATATGGGTCGTTGCGATGGTATATGCAATTAGTAAAATGGAATTTTTAGAAACGTATGGCACGAGATTTAAAACGCTTTATGAAATGAATCCATTAGCAATTTTAGTAGTCGATGAAAGAGGGAAAATAAGCAGTGCGAACCCGGCAGCTACAAATCTTTTGCAGCTCGAAAATAACCGTGTTCTTCATGAATATATAGCGGAGAAAAGAAGAATGGAGTGGGATGAGGTATTTGCAACTATGTACACGACGTTAACAAACTTAAAGAACTATGAAACAAAGCTTGTTAACCGACAAGGGGAAGAAAGATATGTCCTAGTAGATAGTGACTTCGTACGTATCGATCTCCTACCGCACGCGCTTATAATTATTCAGGATGTAGACGAACGATATGAAGCAGAAAAGACAATACGGTTTTTAGCTTATCATGACCCGTTAACACAGCTACCGAATAGACGAGCATTTTATGAACGAATGGAGAAGCAATTACAGACAGCAGAACATGTCGCTATATTTATTATCGACTTAGATGGGTTCAAATCGGTAAACGATACATACGGTCATCATATCGGGGATGAATTTTTGAAGCATGTCGCATGGATCTTAACGAGTGTGTTTAATGGCGATAGTGAGGCTGCAAGAGTTGGGGGAGATGAATTTTATGCATGGCAAACCTTTCAAACGTTTGATGAGGTAGAGGAGAGGGGTTTAGGAGTGCTGCGAGCTATGAAGGAACACCCTTTTAACGAAGATGCAATGTTAATCGATGTAAAAGCAAGTGTTGGTATAAGCTCGACTTTAATGGGGAACAGGAAGACAGAACAGCTTATTTATGAGGCGGATGTTGCGATGTATGATATTAAAAAGAAGGACAAAAATAGCTACAAAGTATATACGCCTAAAAGACCTGTTAATAGTAAATAG
- a CDS encoding YjcG family protein yields the protein MKYGIAVFPSKKLQDIANSYRKRYDTKYSLVPPHLTVKEPFEADEQDIQTLVAELRTISKKQKPFKLEVLKYSSFYPATNTLYMKVAENDQLLSLHEALNTGSLYRERAHPFVPHITIGQEMNYDELSDVFGRLKLESVDHEETVDRFQLLYQLENGTWTVYETFLLGEGDS from the coding sequence ATGAAATACGGAATTGCCGTATTCCCATCAAAGAAGCTACAAGACATTGCTAATTCATATCGCAAACGTTATGATACGAAATATTCATTAGTCCCGCCACATTTAACCGTAAAAGAGCCTTTTGAGGCCGACGAACAAGATATCCAGACGCTCGTAGCTGAGCTTCGTACCATTTCAAAAAAACAAAAACCTTTTAAGCTTGAAGTACTAAAATATAGTAGCTTTTATCCAGCTACCAATACCTTATACATGAAAGTAGCAGAAAATGATCAACTATTATCACTTCATGAGGCACTAAATACAGGTTCTCTTTATAGAGAGCGAGCGCATCCGTTTGTTCCTCACATCACAATTGGTCAAGAAATGAATTATGATGAGCTATCAGACGTCTTTGGCAGATTAAAGCTTGAATCTGTTGACCATGAAGAGACAGTAGATCGCTTTCAGCTCCTCTATCAACTAGAGAACGGTACATGGACTGTATATGAGACGTTCTTATTAGGAGAAGGGGATTCATGA
- a CDS encoding HD-GYP domain-containing protein: protein MRYVSLERVQQGEKLGKHILSNDGRILLHSGVSLTIGLLSKLRQMGVRSLFLQDEHFDDIEMEEVVSETTKREAIKTLANAIQYIQDDKPIKGEDISKSVDKMIEEIMLNGDILIQLTDVRTKDNDMFVHLVNTCIISVMVGVQMGLAKQRIQELAVGAILHDVGKLVSDVKVKDIPVGYDPNDELMQHHAWKGFNLLRKIPDISTLSAHIALTHHEHIDGTGKPRGMKGEDIHFLSKIVAVANEYDRLISSETNAMFPHEACEEIMGKAETVFDYNVVWRFLRCIAFYPNGTQVKLSNNRIGIVVDQHKGLPQRPIIRTYDDDGDTNFSFEEVDLAKETTIFITKVFA, encoded by the coding sequence ATGAGATATGTATCATTAGAGCGCGTGCAACAAGGAGAAAAGTTAGGTAAACATATTCTCTCAAATGATGGTCGAATTTTACTCCACTCCGGAGTATCCTTAACAATTGGCTTATTATCAAAGCTTAGACAAATGGGTGTGCGATCATTATTTTTACAGGACGAGCACTTTGATGATATCGAGATGGAAGAAGTGGTGTCGGAAACGACAAAACGTGAAGCCATAAAAACACTCGCTAATGCGATTCAGTATATTCAAGACGACAAACCCATAAAGGGTGAAGATATTAGTAAATCGGTAGATAAAATGATTGAAGAGATCATGTTAAATGGAGATATCCTCATTCAACTTACGGATGTACGTACGAAAGATAATGATATGTTTGTGCACTTAGTGAACACGTGCATTATCTCTGTCATGGTTGGCGTACAGATGGGTCTTGCGAAGCAACGAATTCAGGAGCTCGCAGTTGGGGCGATTTTACACGACGTTGGAAAGCTTGTAAGTGATGTTAAGGTAAAGGATATCCCAGTAGGATATGATCCAAATGATGAATTGATGCAGCATCATGCGTGGAAAGGGTTTAATTTGCTCAGGAAAATTCCCGATATTAGTACTCTTTCGGCCCATATTGCTTTAACACATCATGAGCATATAGATGGTACTGGTAAGCCGAGAGGAATGAAGGGCGAGGACATTCATTTTTTATCAAAAATAGTGGCAGTAGCGAATGAGTACGATCGACTGATATCCAGTGAGACAAATGCCATGTTTCCTCATGAAGCATGTGAAGAGATAATGGGGAAGGCAGAGACCGTGTTTGATTATAATGTCGTGTGGAGATTCTTACGGTGTATTGCCTTTTATCCAAATGGCACGCAGGTGAAACTAAGCAATAACCGAATTGGGATAGTCGTTGATCAGCATAAAGGATTACCCCAACGACCAATCATTCGCACCTATGACGATGATGGGGATACAAACTTTAGCTTTGAAGAAGTCGATTTAGCAAAAGAGACCACGATTTTTATTACAAAAGTATTTGCGTAA
- a CDS encoding YppG family protein, with translation MFHDPFRPRPPYMHPPMNHFQQGGYPQGPMPPQHMPKRRPGARIMQTFQTPEGNLDLQKMMTTVDTVVKTAHQVSPIIKSVGGYFIKK, from the coding sequence ATGTTCCATGATCCATTTAGACCTCGTCCACCTTATATGCACCCGCCTATGAATCATTTTCAGCAAGGTGGTTATCCACAAGGACCTATGCCACCACAGCACATGCCTAAACGTCGACCAGGAGCTAGAATTATGCAAACGTTCCAAACTCCAGAGGGGAATTTAGACCTCCAAAAAATGATGACGACAGTGGACACAGTGGTCAAGACAGCTCATCAAGTAAGCCCGATTATTAAATCTGTCGGTGGCTACTTCATAAAAAAATAA
- a CDS encoding N-acetyldiaminopimelate deacetylase, with amino-acid sequence MSKYISYERLTSYRQALHQIPELGFEEVKTQAYLLEVIKKQQSDFLTYTTWKTGILVRIEGYDPVKTVGYRADIDGLPMNEDTGLSFSSTHQGAMHACGHDLHMTIALGLIEHFSRNRPKDTLVFIFQPAEEGPGGAKPMLEAAEFKAVKPDEIYALHIAPELPVGTISTKPGILFANTSELFIDLHGKGGHAAFPHTAEDMVLAASHFVTQLQSIVARNVSPLDSGVVTIGKMEAGTKQNIIAEHARIEGTIRTLSLTSMQEIKGRIEGLLRGVEEGFRCQASIDYGSNYCQVYNDPVLTESFMEYARGSESVTFVEADKAMTGEDFGYFLEEIPGLMFWLGVDSEYGLHHNKLNPKEGALSTAVDFMIEYLSERVGS; translated from the coding sequence ATGAGTAAGTATATCAGCTATGAGCGCCTGACGAGCTATCGTCAGGCGCTTCATCAAATTCCGGAGCTAGGGTTTGAAGAAGTTAAAACGCAGGCGTATTTACTTGAAGTAATTAAAAAACAGCAGTCTGACTTCCTTACGTATACGACGTGGAAGACAGGGATTCTCGTACGTATAGAAGGCTATGACCCTGTTAAGACAGTCGGATACCGTGCTGATATTGATGGCCTGCCTATGAATGAGGATACCGGTCTCTCATTTTCTTCTACTCATCAAGGCGCGATGCACGCATGTGGGCACGACCTCCATATGACGATTGCTTTAGGGTTAATCGAGCATTTTAGTAGGAATAGACCGAAGGATACACTCGTATTTATTTTTCAGCCAGCTGAAGAAGGTCCAGGGGGCGCGAAGCCGATGCTTGAGGCTGCTGAGTTTAAGGCGGTTAAGCCAGACGAGATTTACGCACTCCATATAGCGCCAGAGCTTCCGGTCGGGACGATTTCGACAAAGCCCGGGATCCTGTTCGCTAATACGAGTGAGCTATTTATCGACCTTCACGGTAAAGGTGGCCACGCTGCTTTTCCGCATACCGCGGAGGATATGGTACTCGCAGCAAGCCATTTTGTCACACAGCTTCAGTCGATTGTAGCACGGAATGTATCACCATTAGATTCTGGCGTCGTGACAATTGGTAAAATGGAAGCGGGCACGAAGCAGAATATTATCGCAGAACATGCAAGAATAGAAGGGACCATTCGTACCCTTTCCCTTACTTCTATGCAAGAAATTAAAGGGCGCATAGAAGGGCTTTTAAGAGGGGTAGAGGAAGGATTCCGATGTCAGGCTTCGATAGACTATGGATCAAACTATTGTCAAGTCTACAATGATCCTGTGCTTACTGAGAGCTTTATGGAGTATGCACGTGGGTCTGAATCCGTCACCTTTGTAGAAGCAGATAAGGCAATGACAGGAGAGGACTTCGGGTACTTTTTAGAGGAGATACCTGGACTCATGTTTTGGCTAGGGGTTGATAGTGAGTATGGTCTTCACCATAACAAGCTGAATCCAAAAGAGGGAGCTCTTTCTACTGCAGTTGATTTTATGATTGAGTATTTATCAGAGCGAGTCGGTTCGTAA
- the dapD gene encoding 2,3,4,5-tetrahydropyridine-2,6-dicarboxylate N-acetyltransferase: protein MKQMDANEIISFISNAEKSTPVKVHIKGSLEGIDFGSKTKSFLTGNTGVLFGEWKEIQAAIKENQAAIEDFVVENDRRNSAIPLLDMKNIHARIEPGAFIREQVEIGDSAVIMMGATINIGSVVGEGTMIDMNAVLGGRATVGKNCHIGAGAVLAGVIEPPSAKPVIVEDGVVVGANAVVLEGVTVGAGAVVAAGAIVTEDVPPNTVVAGTPARVIKEIDEKTKGKTEIKQELRKLNDE from the coding sequence ATGAAACAAATGGATGCAAACGAAATTATCAGCTTTATCTCAAACGCGGAGAAATCAACTCCGGTTAAAGTACATATTAAAGGGTCGCTTGAAGGAATTGACTTCGGATCAAAAACAAAGTCATTCTTAACAGGTAATACAGGCGTTCTATTTGGAGAGTGGAAAGAGATTCAAGCAGCAATTAAGGAAAACCAAGCTGCTATTGAAGACTTTGTTGTTGAAAATGACCGTCGTAACTCAGCTATTCCACTACTAGATATGAAAAATATTCACGCTCGTATTGAGCCAGGCGCGTTTATTCGCGAACAGGTAGAGATCGGTGATTCTGCTGTCATTATGATGGGTGCAACAATCAACATCGGTTCTGTTGTTGGTGAAGGTACGATGATCGACATGAACGCTGTATTAGGCGGAAGAGCTACAGTTGGTAAGAACTGTCATATTGGGGCGGGTGCAGTATTAGCTGGAGTTATTGAGCCACCATCTGCAAAGCCTGTTATTGTAGAAGACGGCGTAGTAGTAGGAGCGAACGCAGTAGTACTTGAGGGCGTTACAGTAGGTGCTGGTGCGGTTGTAGCAGCAGGCGCTATCGTAACAGAAGACGTACCTCCAAACACGGTAGTAGCAGGAACTCCTGCTCGCGTAATTAAGGAGATTGACGAGAAGACTAAAGGGAAGACAGAAATCAAGCAGGAGCTACGTAAGTTAAACGATGAGTAA
- a CDS encoding phosphatidylglycerophosphatase A family protein, translating to MKNLEPIKSHVVEEATRNLLKERGVSVEAIADIVYKMQSQYSQTLSMEECIESVDAVLEKREIQHAVLVGVELDKLAEQKKLSEPLQSIVEMDEGLFGVDETIAIGSVFGYGSIAVTTFGFLDKEKIGIIKELDTNPGEKVHTFLDDLVCSIAANASSRLAHRLRDKEEKLAAEEIKHRDEEERMA from the coding sequence GTGAAAAACTTAGAACCAATCAAATCACACGTTGTAGAAGAAGCGACAAGAAACCTACTTAAAGAACGAGGCGTATCCGTTGAAGCAATTGCAGATATTGTCTATAAAATGCAATCTCAATATAGTCAAACACTTTCAATGGAAGAATGTATAGAAAGCGTTGATGCTGTCCTTGAAAAGCGAGAAATACAACATGCTGTATTAGTAGGCGTCGAGCTGGATAAACTAGCAGAACAAAAGAAATTATCTGAACCGCTTCAATCTATCGTTGAGATGGACGAAGGATTGTTTGGCGTTGATGAGACAATTGCTATAGGCTCTGTTTTTGGCTATGGAAGCATCGCTGTTACAACCTTTGGCTTTTTAGATAAAGAAAAAATCGGCATCATTAAAGAGCTAGATACGAATCCTGGTGAAAAAGTACACACATTTTTAGATGACCTTGTTTGTAGTATCGCTGCAAATGCCTCAAGTCGTCTCGCTCATAGGCTTCGTGATAAAGAAGAGAAGCTAGCTGCTGAAGAAATTAAGCATCGAGATGAAGAAGAGCGCATGGCCTAA
- a CDS encoding C45 family peptidase, giving the protein MNVYSHIYSFKGTHYDFGIEQSKHLRQTPLLQNRKKQWDKRSRHFRFIRSDVEEALRTIAPGIWEELTGLSDGLHISMDEAIKNFGGYYMEIERSGCSIYADTSFLVRNYDSHPLGYEGRFSLFNPTDKGYASIGPTMQVTGRTDGMNEKGLSIGYNFVNRRNRNNGFLCNMIARIVLENAATVDEAVQLLKELPHRNSFNYVVSDGVNEPMIVEASPEGFATRTGFSCTNHYDLLLKENRYRTDDSENRHAVLQQHPNLEGFDAFKLLNNEHDGVFSKKYDASAGTLHTAVYFTKEQKVGFALGGNRLPLMIDFGAWLRGKKMHATKVKGAIDSTNPFVSMLTL; this is encoded by the coding sequence ATGAACGTCTACAGTCACATATACTCGTTTAAAGGAACTCATTATGATTTTGGCATAGAACAAAGTAAGCATTTACGTCAAACGCCACTCCTACAAAATCGTAAAAAACAGTGGGATAAGCGATCTAGACACTTTCGCTTTATTCGATCTGATGTGGAAGAGGCACTAAGGACGATTGCACCTGGAATTTGGGAAGAGCTTACTGGCCTTTCAGATGGACTTCACATTTCGATGGATGAAGCAATAAAGAACTTCGGGGGATATTATATGGAGATAGAGCGAAGCGGGTGCTCTATTTACGCAGATACAAGCTTCCTCGTCCGAAATTATGATAGTCACCCTCTCGGCTACGAAGGTCGCTTTTCCTTATTTAATCCGACTGACAAAGGCTATGCCTCCATTGGTCCTACCATGCAGGTAACTGGTCGCACCGACGGGATGAATGAAAAGGGTCTCTCGATCGGCTATAACTTCGTTAATCGCCGTAATCGCAACAATGGCTTCTTATGTAATATGATTGCTCGGATTGTATTAGAAAACGCAGCTACCGTTGACGAGGCTGTTCAACTCCTTAAAGAGCTACCTCATCGTAACTCATTTAATTATGTGGTATCAGATGGCGTTAACGAGCCAATGATTGTAGAAGCATCACCGGAAGGATTTGCTACTCGCACCGGTTTCTCGTGTACAAATCATTACGACTTGTTACTTAAAGAAAATCGGTACCGTACAGATGATTCAGAGAATCGCCATGCCGTTTTACAGCAACACCCTAACCTTGAAGGTTTTGATGCCTTTAAGCTATTAAATAATGAGCACGACGGTGTATTTTCTAAAAAATACGATGCTTCTGCAGGAACCTTGCACACGGCCGTTTATTTTACGAAGGAGCAAAAGGTAGGATTTGCGCTAGGTGGTAACAGGCTTCCGCTTATGATTGACTTTGGTGCTTGGTTGCGCGGTAAAAAAATGCACGCGACAAAAGTGAAAGGTGCGATTGACTCTACTAATCCATTCGTAAGCATGCTCACTCTTTAG
- the nfsA gene encoding oxygen-insensitive NADPH nitroreductase — protein sequence MNETLSILRNHRSVRQFTDTPLTEEEILTLVEAAQSASTSSFIQAYSIIGVKNRDTKKELARLAGGQDYVLENGHFFIFCADLHRHTVAAEMEDVSISDTISTTEKFIVATVDASLAAQNASIAAESLGLGICYIGGLRNNIEAVSELLQLPDHVIPLYGLAVGHPAGETAIKPRLPVPAVYMEETYANDKDAKVRLTAYNETISDYYKERTGGKRNDSWTSQMTNMLATPSRLHMKEFVQGKGMMKS from the coding sequence GTGAACGAGACACTATCTATCTTACGTAATCACCGTTCCGTTAGACAGTTTACAGATACCCCACTAACGGAAGAAGAAATTTTGACACTTGTAGAGGCTGCTCAATCGGCCTCTACATCTAGCTTTATTCAAGCATACTCCATCATTGGAGTAAAAAACCGTGATACAAAAAAGGAATTAGCTCGTTTAGCAGGTGGACAAGACTATGTACTAGAGAATGGCCATTTCTTTATCTTTTGCGCGGATTTACACCGCCATACCGTGGCAGCTGAAATGGAAGACGTCTCAATCTCTGACACTATCTCCACAACAGAAAAGTTTATTGTCGCAACAGTAGATGCTAGTTTAGCTGCTCAAAATGCATCTATTGCAGCAGAATCCCTTGGTCTCGGCATATGTTACATAGGAGGGCTGCGTAATAATATCGAGGCAGTCTCAGAGCTCTTACAGCTCCCAGACCATGTCATCCCTCTTTACGGACTTGCTGTCGGACACCCTGCCGGTGAGACAGCCATTAAACCTAGACTTCCTGTACCTGCTGTTTACATGGAAGAAACATATGCAAACGATAAAGATGCAAAAGTTAGATTGACTGCCTATAACGAAACCATCAGCGACTATTATAAGGAGCGCACAGGTGGTAAACGGAACGATTCATGGACGAGCCAAATGACGAACATGTTAGCAACTCCTTCAAGACTGCACATGAAGGAATTTGTTCAAGGTAAGGGTATGATGAAATCGTGA
- a CDS encoding mechanosensitive ion channel family protein — MEEVAQQFSWQELLIAVGIFFLFLVFRKLFTTYVFKMIVSLSRKIPTDLITNILLAFERPMRSFMVFIGLFIAFVYFPLPDTYQAIFTQIFRSIIIVHVAWGLFNLASSSSSILTSVGKRFDVAEDDILMPFVSKLIRFAIVAMGLSIVLSEWGFEVGGFVAGLGLGGLAFALAAQESLGNFFGGVVIITEKPFAVGDWISTPSVEGIVEDINFRSTLVRTFSDSLITVPNSTLSNEPIENWSQMGKRRVSFNLGVEYGTPVARLRSLMTKLDTYLRNHEDVDQELIMVKFSEFQDSSLEILVYYFTKPTGWVDHLNIKESINIAIIHMLEEEDVKIAFPTSTLHVENDDEIAFLNDLEKNTQQSKENDE; from the coding sequence ATGGAAGAAGTAGCGCAACAGTTTTCGTGGCAGGAGCTCCTAATTGCAGTTGGGATCTTTTTTCTATTTTTAGTATTCCGCAAACTGTTTACAACGTATGTGTTTAAAATGATCGTTTCATTATCTAGGAAGATTCCAACAGACTTAATTACTAATATCCTGTTGGCGTTTGAAAGACCAATGAGATCATTTATGGTATTTATTGGACTCTTTATAGCATTTGTGTATTTCCCTTTACCTGATACGTATCAGGCGATATTTACTCAAATTTTTAGATCTATCATAATCGTGCATGTTGCATGGGGGCTTTTTAACCTTGCATCATCCTCTTCCTCCATTTTAACAAGCGTTGGAAAACGATTTGATGTAGCGGAAGACGACATATTAATGCCTTTTGTCTCCAAATTGATTCGATTTGCTATTGTAGCGATGGGACTTAGCATTGTCTTGTCTGAATGGGGATTTGAAGTAGGTGGGTTTGTTGCCGGATTAGGGCTAGGTGGACTGGCATTTGCACTGGCAGCTCAAGAGTCTCTTGGTAACTTCTTTGGAGGAGTTGTCATTATTACGGAGAAACCATTTGCAGTAGGGGACTGGATATCGACGCCATCTGTAGAGGGAATCGTGGAGGATATTAATTTCCGAAGTACATTAGTAAGGACGTTTAGTGACTCCTTAATTACTGTTCCAAACTCAACGCTTTCAAATGAACCAATTGAGAACTGGTCACAGATGGGGAAGAGACGTGTTTCTTTTAACCTTGGAGTGGAATACGGCACACCAGTTGCTCGTCTTCGTTCTCTTATGACAAAGCTTGATACGTATTTACGTAATCATGAAGACGTGGATCAAGAATTAATTATGGTGAAATTTTCTGAGTTCCAAGATAGCTCATTAGAGATCTTAGTCTATTACTTTACAAAGCCAACTGGCTGGGTGGACCACTTAAATATAAAAGAGTCGATCAATATTGCGATCATTCACATGCTTGAAGAAGAAGATGTGAAAATTGCTTTCCCTACTTCCACTTTACATGTAGAAAATGATGACGAAATAGCTTTTCTAAATGATTTAGAAAAAAATACACAGCAGTCGAAAGAAAATGATGAGTAA
- a CDS encoding ATP-binding cassette domain-containing protein, producing MSFIEWNHVTKRIRLEEGLHTFFHEANMSIEEGTISYVKSESEDAISLFFAMMAATTPPNSGDIIIDGTDITAVQDRFAWRKRTIGYLNDDGLLVPDRSIRQNLLLGFDPGTNEYDVRNAQIEQLAEELGLSAEELDESIEGLDSHYQLLANLTFILISKPPILLATHIKEQTIMTLLLDYAKKHRLTVLYADAPYAESEAQQYITLSDGLIHVE from the coding sequence ATGTCTTTCATTGAATGGAATCATGTAACAAAGCGTATTCGTTTAGAGGAAGGTCTACACACATTCTTTCACGAGGCCAATATGTCTATTGAGGAAGGGACCATTTCATATGTAAAAAGTGAGAGCGAGGACGCAATATCGCTATTTTTTGCTATGATGGCTGCAACGACTCCACCAAATAGTGGAGATATTATCATTGATGGGACAGATATTACAGCTGTTCAGGATCGTTTCGCTTGGAGAAAACGTACAATCGGGTACCTAAACGACGACGGTTTATTAGTCCCTGATCGTTCCATTCGTCAAAATCTGCTACTTGGTTTTGATCCAGGTACAAATGAGTATGACGTCCGAAACGCCCAAATTGAACAGCTTGCCGAGGAGCTTGGTTTATCAGCAGAGGAGCTAGATGAAAGTATAGAGGGGCTTGACTCTCACTATCAACTCCTTGCTAATCTGACGTTCATTTTGATTTCAAAGCCACCCATTCTACTTGCAACTCATATTAAAGAGCAAACAATTATGACACTTTTATTGGATTATGCAAAAAAGCATCGTCTAACGGTGCTATATGCTGACGCACCTTACGCCGAAAGTGAAGCTCAACAATACATCACACTAAGCGATGGGCTCATACATGTAGAATAA
- a CDS encoding Hsp20/alpha crystallin family protein, producing the protein MMKKKPLDRLAIGDVLHSMDRFFQNTFDHMQTSRHIVLEQFEAKDAYLIEAELPGVKLSHIELDCWNEYITIRVTGGTRFNQSERTVRLPFIVHADDMSAALTDGILTITISMKKSRVQINGEEVT; encoded by the coding sequence ATGATGAAAAAAAAGCCCTTAGATCGATTAGCTATTGGAGATGTGCTTCATTCGATGGATCGGTTCTTTCAAAACACGTTTGATCACATGCAAACATCCCGACATATCGTCTTAGAACAATTCGAGGCCAAAGACGCGTATTTAATCGAAGCGGAGCTCCCGGGAGTGAAATTATCGCACATTGAACTGGACTGTTGGAATGAGTATATCACGATTCGAGTAACTGGTGGTACTAGGTTTAATCAATCGGAGAGAACGGTGCGACTTCCTTTTATCGTTCATGCAGACGACATGAGTGCCGCCCTTACTGACGGGATCTTGACCATCACTATCTCGATGAAAAAAAGTCGCGTGCAGATTAACGGAGAGGAGGTGACTTAA
- a CDS encoding GNAT family N-acetyltransferase codes for MIATHVARTDDELNDVYSVRRKVFIEEQGVPEALEIDDKEKESIHFILYEDTTPTGAGRIRIMQDIAKAERVCILKSGRGKGLGKVLMEQMEATAKERGASIVKLNAQTHAEAFYQTIGYQTVSETPFLDADIWHVTMEKKLQ; via the coding sequence ATGATTGCAACGCACGTAGCAAGAACGGACGACGAACTGAACGATGTATATAGTGTTCGCAGAAAAGTATTTATTGAGGAACAGGGAGTCCCTGAGGCACTGGAAATCGATGATAAAGAAAAGGAATCGATTCACTTCATCTTATATGAAGATACTACTCCAACAGGAGCAGGTAGAATCAGAATAATGCAAGACATTGCCAAAGCAGAAAGAGTATGCATTTTAAAAAGCGGTCGAGGAAAAGGACTTGGGAAAGTACTAATGGAGCAAATGGAGGCAACAGCAAAAGAACGAGGCGCTTCCATCGTAAAGCTCAATGCCCAAACACATGCAGAAGCCTTTTATCAAACAATTGGTTATCAAACTGTTTCCGAGACGCCTTTTTTAGATGCGGATATTTGGCATGTCACAATGGAAAAAAAGCTACAGTAA